Proteins co-encoded in one Novosphingobium sp. PP1Y genomic window:
- the rplC gene encoding 50S ribosomal protein L3: MRTGVIAKKVGMTRLFQEDGRHVPVTVLALEDCQVVSVRTADRDGYVAVQLGAGEAKQKNVAKPQREHFAKAEVPLKMRVAEFRVADDALLDVGSTIAASHFVPGQLVDVAGHTQGKGFAGAMKRWGFGGLRATHGVSLSHRSHGSTGNRQDPGKVFKNKKMAGHMGDRQRTQQNLEIVRVDDERGLIFVKGSVPGAKNSWLTVSDAVKVDRHAEAPYPAGLKQAANSNDTAAADTPAEDTAAPEATEGQEG, encoded by the coding sequence ATGCGTACAGGCGTGATCGCCAAGAAGGTCGGGATGACCCGACTGTTCCAGGAGGACGGACGGCACGTGCCGGTTACCGTTCTGGCGCTGGAAGATTGCCAGGTGGTTTCGGTTCGCACTGCCGATCGTGACGGATACGTCGCGGTTCAGCTCGGTGCCGGCGAAGCCAAGCAGAAGAACGTTGCCAAGCCGCAGCGCGAGCACTTCGCCAAGGCTGAAGTTCCGCTCAAGATGCGCGTTGCCGAGTTCCGCGTCGCCGACGACGCGCTGCTCGACGTCGGCTCGACCATCGCTGCCTCGCACTTCGTGCCCGGCCAGCTCGTCGACGTTGCCGGTCACACCCAGGGCAAGGGCTTTGCGGGCGCCATGAAGCGTTGGGGCTTCGGCGGTCTTCGCGCCACCCACGGTGTTTCGCTCTCGCACCGTTCGCACGGTTCGACGGGTAACCGCCAGGATCCGGGCAAGGTCTTCAAGAACAAGAAGATGGCCGGCCATATGGGCGACCGTCAGCGCACCCAGCAGAACCTCGAGATCGTCCGCGTGGACGATGAGCGCGGCCTGATCTTCGTCAAGGGCTCGGTCCCGGGCGCGAAGAACAGCTGGCTGACCGTTTCGGACGCCGTCAAGGTCGACCGTCACGCCGAGGCTCCGTACCCCGCCGGCCTGAAGCAGGCCGCAAACAGCAATGACACGGCCGCTGCCGACACGCCTGCGGAAGACACCGCGGCGCCGGAAGCGACCGAAGGCCAGGAGGGCTAA
- the rplD gene encoding 50S ribosomal protein L4, producing the protein MKVKVLNLDGSAGKGDIELSDDVFGLEPRADILHRVVTWQLENRRGIARATRERSDVARTGKKWGRQKGGGTARHGDRAAPVFIGGGKAHGARRREFNISLNKKIRALGLKMALSSKAQNGLVIVDTLDGEAKTKALAGQLAKAGFGKKVLVIDGEAVNDNFARAARNIVGVNVLPAVGANVYDILKHDTLVLTRAAVEKLEARFNG; encoded by the coding sequence GTGAAGGTCAAGGTCCTCAACCTCGATGGCAGCGCCGGCAAGGGCGACATCGAACTGTCGGATGACGTGTTCGGTCTCGAGCCGCGCGCAGACATCCTGCACCGCGTCGTCACCTGGCAGCTCGAGAACCGTCGCGGCATCGCCCGCGCCACCCGCGAGCGCTCGGACGTTGCACGCACCGGCAAGAAGTGGGGTCGCCAGAAGGGCGGCGGCACGGCTCGTCACGGTGACCGTGCGGCTCCGGTCTTCATCGGCGGTGGTAAGGCTCACGGTGCACGTCGCCGCGAGTTCAACATCTCGCTGAACAAGAAGATCCGCGCTCTCGGCCTCAAGATGGCTCTGTCCTCGAAGGCCCAGAACGGTCTCGTCATCGTCGACACCCTCGACGGTGAAGCCAAGACCAAGGCGCTCGCCGGTCAGCTCGCCAAGGCTGGCTTCGGCAAGAAGGTGCTCGTGATCGACGGCGAAGCGGTGAACGACAATTTCGCTCGTGCAGCCCGCAACATCGTCGGCGTCAACGTGCTCCCGGCTGTCGGCGCCAACGTCTATGACATCCTGAAGCATGATACGCTGGTGCTGACGCGCGCCGCGGTCGAGAAGCTGGAGGCGCGTTTCAATGGCTAA
- a CDS encoding 50S ribosomal protein L23 has product MAKSNVDIRHYDVILAPHITEKSTLLSENNAVVFKVAGGASKPEIKAAVEALFDVKVTGVNTLVTKGKTKRWRGKAYRRSDVKKAIVTLAEGQSIDVTEGVRG; this is encoded by the coding sequence ATGGCTAAGAGCAACGTGGACATCCGTCACTACGACGTGATCCTCGCTCCCCACATCACCGAGAAGTCGACCCTCCTTTCGGAGAACAACGCGGTCGTCTTCAAGGTTGCCGGCGGCGCGAGCAAGCCCGAGATCAAGGCTGCTGTCGAAGCTCTGTTCGACGTCAAGGTTACTGGCGTGAACACCCTGGTCACCAAGGGCAAGACCAAGCGCTGGCGCGGTAAGGCTTACCGCCGCAGCGACGTGAAGAAGGCGATCGTCACGCTGGCCGAAGGTCAGTCGATTGACGTGACCGAAGGCGTACGGGGCTGA
- the rplB gene encoding 50S ribosomal protein L2 produces MALKNYNPTSPARRGLVLVDKSALWKGKPVKALTEGKNKTGGRNNKGHVTSRGIAGGHKQKYRFIDFKRRKWDMEATVERIEYDPNRTAFIALVKYTDGELAYILAPQRLAIGDVVVAGEKTDVKPGNAMLLSQMPVGTICHNVEMKPGKGGQIARSAGTYVQVVGRDRGMVIVRLNSGEQRYLRGDCMGTVGAVSNPDNQNQTLAKAGRKRWMGRRPLTRGVAKNPVDHPHGGGEGRTSGGRHPVTPWGKPTKGARTRNNKQTDKMIIRSRHAKKKR; encoded by the coding sequence ATGGCACTGAAGAACTACAACCCGACCAGCCCCGCCCGCCGCGGCCTGGTCCTCGTCGACAAGTCGGCGCTGTGGAAGGGCAAGCCGGTCAAGGCGCTTACCGAAGGTAAGAACAAGACCGGTGGCCGCAACAACAAGGGCCATGTCACCTCGCGCGGCATCGCCGGTGGTCACAAGCAGAAGTACCGCTTCATCGACTTCAAGCGTCGCAAGTGGGACATGGAAGCGACCGTGGAGCGGATCGAATACGATCCCAACCGCACCGCTTTCATCGCACTCGTGAAGTACACGGACGGTGAACTCGCCTACATCCTCGCGCCGCAGCGTCTGGCCATCGGCGACGTCGTCGTCGCCGGCGAGAAGACCGACGTGAAGCCGGGCAATGCGATGCTTCTGTCGCAGATGCCGGTCGGCACGATCTGCCACAACGTCGAGATGAAGCCGGGCAAGGGCGGCCAGATCGCCCGTTCGGCAGGCACTTACGTCCAGGTCGTCGGTCGTGACCGCGGCATGGTCATCGTGCGCCTCAACTCGGGCGAGCAGCGCTACCTGCGCGGCGATTGCATGGGCACGGTTGGCGCGGTCTCGAACCCCGACAACCAGAACCAGACCCTCGCCAAGGCTGGCCGCAAGCGTTGGATGGGCCGTCGCCCGCTGACCCGCGGCGTCGCCAAGAACCCGGTCGACCACCCGCACGGCGGTGGTGAAGGCCGCACCTCGGGCGGCCGTCACCCGGTCACTCCGTGGGGCAAGCCGACCAAGGGTGCCCGCACTCGCAACAACAAGCAGACGGACAAGATGATCATCCGTTCGCGCCACGCCAAGAAGAAGAGGTAA
- the rpsS gene encoding 30S ribosomal protein S19, translating to MARSVWKGPFVDLYLLKKAEVAQDAGAKAGPIKTWSRRSTILPQFVGLTFQVYNGHKFIPVSVNEDMVGHKLGEFAPTRTFPGHAADKKGKR from the coding sequence ATGGCACGTTCCGTCTGGAAAGGCCCCTTCGTCGACCTGTACCTTCTCAAGAAGGCCGAGGTCGCGCAGGATGCAGGAGCCAAGGCCGGCCCGATCAAGACCTGGTCGCGTCGTTCCACTATCCTTCCGCAGTTCGTTGGTTTGACCTTCCAGGTCTACAACGGTCACAAGTTCATCCCGGTCTCGGTCAACGAGGACATGGTCGGCCACAAGCTCGGTGAATTTGCGCCCACGCGCACGTTCCCCGGTCACGCCGCCGACAAGAAGGGCAAGCGCTAA
- the rplV gene encoding 50S ribosomal protein L22, translated as MSKQAAPRRVGEKEALAVGTTIRGSAQKLNLVAGLIRGKKAEEAMNILAFSKKAMAVDARKVLASAIANAENNHNLDVDALVVAEASVGKSITMKRFHARGRGKSTRILKPFSRLRIVVREVEEA; from the coding sequence ATGAGCAAGCAGGCAGCACCCCGCCGCGTTGGCGAGAAGGAAGCTCTTGCGGTCGGCACCACCATTCGTGGTTCCGCCCAGAAGCTCAACCTCGTCGCCGGCCTGATCCGCGGCAAGAAGGCCGAGGAAGCCATGAACATCCTCGCTTTCTCGAAGAAGGCGATGGCCGTGGATGCACGCAAGGTTCTCGCTTCGGCGATCGCCAATGCGGAAAACAACCACAACCTCGACGTCGACGCTCTCGTCGTTGCCGAGGCGTCGGTCGGCAAGTCGATCACCATGAAGCGTTTCCACGCTCGTGGTCGCGGCAAGTCCACCCGGATCCTCAAGCCGTTCTCGCGCCTCAGGATCGTCGTTCGCGAAGTCGAGGAGGCCTGA
- the rpsC gene encoding 30S ribosomal protein S3, whose amino-acid sequence MGHKSNPIGLRLQINRTWDSRWFAEGRDYGKLLEEDLKIRKFIIESVPQAAISKVVIERPAKLCRVSIYAARPGVIIGKKGADIEKLRKKLAAMTESEVKLNIVEIRKPEIDAKLVAQGIADQLVRRVAFRRAMKRAMQSAMRLGAEGVKIMCGGRLGGAEIARVEQYREGRVPLHTLRANIDYAEAEALTAYGIIGIKVWVFKGEILGHDPTAQDRLMMEAQTSGVRPAR is encoded by the coding sequence ATGGGTCACAAGAGCAATCCGATCGGTCTGCGTCTGCAGATCAACCGTACCTGGGACAGCCGCTGGTTCGCGGAAGGCCGGGACTACGGCAAGCTGCTTGAGGAAGACCTCAAGATCCGCAAGTTCATCATCGAGAGCGTGCCCCAGGCAGCGATCTCGAAGGTGGTGATCGAGCGTCCCGCCAAGCTGTGCCGCGTGTCGATCTATGCCGCCCGTCCGGGTGTCATCATCGGCAAGAAGGGCGCCGACATCGAGAAGCTTCGCAAGAAGCTCGCTGCGATGACCGAAAGCGAAGTGAAGCTGAACATCGTCGAAATCCGCAAGCCGGAAATCGACGCCAAGCTCGTCGCCCAGGGCATTGCCGACCAGCTCGTGCGTCGCGTCGCTTTCCGCCGCGCCATGAAGCGTGCGATGCAGTCCGCGATGCGTCTGGGCGCCGAAGGCGTCAAGATCATGTGCGGTGGCCGTCTCGGCGGCGCTGAAATCGCCCGTGTCGAGCAGTATCGCGAAGGTCGCGTTCCGCTCCACACGCTGCGTGCGAACATCGACTATGCCGAAGCCGAGGCGCTGACCGCCTATGGCATCATCGGCATCAAGGTGTGGGTCTTCAAGGGCGAGATTCTCGGCCACGACCCGACGGCGCAGGATCGTTTGATGATGGAGGCCCAGACCTCCGGCGTCCGTCCGGCGCGCTGA
- the rplP gene encoding 50S ribosomal protein L16: MLQPKKTKFRKAFKGKIHGNAKGGTDLNFGSYGLKALEPERITARQIEAARRAITRHIKRQGRLWIRVFPDVPVSKKPAEVRQGKGKGSVEYWAARVKPGRILFELDGVAGPLAAEAFSRAAMKLPIKTKVVARLGDTSHLGGDK, from the coding sequence ATGCTGCAACCGAAGAAAACCAAGTTCCGCAAGGCGTTCAAAGGTAAGATCCATGGCAATGCCAAGGGTGGTACCGACCTGAACTTCGGCTCGTACGGCCTCAAGGCCCTCGAGCCCGAGCGGATCACCGCCCGCCAGATCGAGGCGGCTCGCCGCGCGATCACGCGTCACATCAAGCGCCAGGGCCGTCTCTGGATCCGCGTCTTCCCGGACGTGCCGGTTTCGAAGAAGCCTGCCGAAGTCCGTCAGGGTAAGGGCAAGGGTTCGGTCGAATACTGGGCAGCCCGCGTCAAGCCGGGTCGCATCCTATTCGAACTGGACGGCGTTGCCGGCCCGCTCGCCGCGGAGGCTTTCAGCCGCGCCGCGATGAAGCTGCCGATCAAGACCAAGGTCGTTGCCCGTCTCGGCGACACCTCGCACTTGGGTGGAGACAAGTAA
- the rpmC gene encoding 50S ribosomal protein L29, translating into MANRTEDLRAKTDDQLTAELVDLKREQFNLRFQAATSQLERPARIKEVRRDIARIKTLQAERAAKA; encoded by the coding sequence ATGGCGAACCGCACTGAAGACTTGCGCGCCAAGACCGACGACCAGCTGACCGCTGAACTCGTCGACCTCAAGCGCGAACAGTTCAACCTGCGTTTCCAGGCCGCCACGAGCCAGCTCGAGCGCCCGGCACGCATCAAGGAAGTCCGTCGCGACATCGCCCGCATCAAGACGCTCCAGGCTGAGCGTGCGGCGAAGGCGTAA
- the rpsQ gene encoding 30S ribosomal protein S17, which yields MPKRILIGTVVSDKTDKTVTVLVERKVKHPLYGKIIRRSKKYHAHDEDNAYRTGERVRIEETKPISKTKSWKVLDRLAASKGTAVEANLDVEAAN from the coding sequence ATGCCAAAGCGTATTCTGATCGGTACCGTCGTTTCCGACAAGACCGACAAGACCGTTACCGTGCTCGTCGAGCGTAAGGTGAAGCACCCGTTGTACGGGAAGATCATCCGCCGTTCGAAGAAGTACCATGCCCACGACGAGGACAACGCCTACCGCACCGGTGAGCGCGTCCGCATCGAGGAAACCAAGCCGATCTCCAAGACCAAGTCCTGGAAGGTGCTGGATCGCCTCGCTGCAAGCAAGGGCACTGCTGTCGAGGCCAACCTCGACGTCGAAGCAGCGAACTAA
- the rplN gene encoding 50S ribosomal protein L14: MIQMQSNLDVADNSGAKRVQCIKVLGGSKRRFAGVGDIIVVSVKEAQPRARVKKGDVHRAVIVRTKKDVRRADGSVIRFDSNAAVLVNKNEEPIGTRIFGPVVRELRGRGFMKIISLAPEVL; encoded by the coding sequence ATGATCCAGATGCAATCCAATCTCGACGTCGCGGACAACAGCGGCGCAAAGCGCGTCCAGTGCATCAAGGTACTGGGCGGGTCCAAGCGTCGCTTCGCCGGCGTCGGCGACATCATCGTGGTGTCGGTGAAGGAGGCGCAGCCCCGCGCTCGCGTCAAGAAGGGCGACGTTCACCGTGCGGTGATCGTGCGCACCAAGAAGGACGTGCGCCGCGCTGACGGCAGCGTTATCCGCTTCGACAGCAACGCAGCTGTCCTCGTCAACAAGAACGAGGAGCCGATCGGCACCCGTATCTTCGGCCCCGTCGTGCGTGAACTGCGCGGACGTGGCTTCATGAAGATCATCTCGCTCGCTCCGGAGGTGCTGTAA